A stretch of the Hydra vulgaris chromosome 09, alternate assembly HydraT2T_AEP genome encodes the following:
- the LOC136085511 gene encoding uncharacterized protein LOC136085511, producing the protein MLCLQETRWKDNKARSIGGGFKLFYHGVDRKRNGVGVILKEEFGKSVVEVKRVSDRVICVKLDIDGVVMNVISAYAPQVAIEERMILGADFNGQVSEGNSGDEEVMVRYGVKESNTEGQMVIDFAKRIKMAVINTYFKKKEEHRVT; encoded by the exons ATGCTGTGTTTACAGGAGACCAGGTGGAAGGACAACAAGGCCAGGAGCATTGGTGGTGGCTTCAAACTTTTCTATCATGGTGTCGACAGGAAGAGAAATGGAGTAGGGGTAATTCTGAAAGAGGAGTTTGGTAAGAGTGTAGTGGAGGTAAAGAGAGTAAGTGACAGAGTGATCTGTGTAAAGTTAGATATTGATGGTGTGGTGATGAATGTCATCAGTGCTTATGCTCCTCAG GTTGCTATAGAAGAGAGAATGATTCTTGGAGCAGATTTTAATGGACAAGTTAGTGAGGGGAATAGTGGTGATGAAGAGGTGATGGTTAGGTATGGGGTTAAAGAAAGTAATACAGAAGGACAAATGGTGATAGATTTTGCTAAAAGGATAAAGATGGCTGtaattaacacttattttaagaaaaaggaAGAGCACAGGGTGACGTAA